One segment of Erigeron canadensis isolate Cc75 chromosome 2, C_canadensis_v1, whole genome shotgun sequence DNA contains the following:
- the LOC122588433 gene encoding transcription factor SRM1, which produces MYSSQEITRDSWVRAAESTWTRHEDKLFEDALVMFPDDVIGRWQKIAEMVPGKTAEEVRAHYEVLVHDLLQIDSGQVELPSYVDDGYDCGGTTGDEFVSWDRELRTSQISFGKSGKERDGERKKGTPWTEEEHRLFLIGLQRYGKGDWRSISRNVVVSRTPTQVASHAQKYFLRQNSMKKERKRSSIHDITTTTDTMAVPPPLPVSNYQGSATQLGYEHQQNFGGYAM; this is translated from the exons ATGTATAGTAGTCAAGAAATAACAAGAGATAGCTGGGTAAGAGCAGCGGAATCAACATGGACACGACACGAGGACAAGCTGTTTGAAGACGCGTTGGTCATGTTTCCTGATGACGTCATCGGACGGTGGCAAAAGATAGCTGAAATGGTTCCGGGAAAAACGGCTGAAGAGGTGAGGGCCCATTATGAGGTGTTGGTTCATGATTTGTTGCAAATAGATTCGGGTCAAGTCGAGTTACCGAGTTATGTGGATGATGGGTATGATTGTGGTGGTACTACTGGTGATGAGTTTGTGAGTTGGGATCGTGAGTTGAGAACGAGTCAGATTTCTTTTGGCAAAAGTGGGAAAGAGAGAGATGGAGAACGCAAGAAAGGGACTCCTTGGACGGAAGAAGAACATAG GTTGTTTTTGATCGGATTGCAACGGTATGGGAAGGGAGACTGGAGGAGCATATCGAGGAATGTGGTGGTGTCACGGACACCTACACAAGTCGCGAGTCATGCCCAAAAGTATTTTCTGAGACAGAATTCGATGAAAAAGGAAAGGAAGAGATCGAGTATACATGATATCACCACCACAACGGATACCATGGCAGTGCCACCACCACTACCCGTGTCGAATTATCAAGGAAGTGCAACACAATTGGGATATGAACATCAACAGAACTTTGGAGGGTACGCTATGTAG